In a genomic window of Scyliorhinus torazame isolate Kashiwa2021f chromosome 5, sScyTor2.1, whole genome shotgun sequence:
- the LOC140418496 gene encoding uncharacterized protein isoform X1 — protein MEGKSSVNSEEKPWECEEGFRSTSQLEIHHPRHSVERPFTCSDCGKRFSRSTSLLQHQRVHTGEKPFNCSLCGKGFTQSSNLLRHQLVHTGKRPFICSECGKGFSRSSDLMTHQRVHTDERPFKCPDCGKCYKSSRDLILHQRAHTNERPFRCSHCGTGFKQSSQLREHQRTHTGERPFTCSACGSGFSRSSNLRTHQRTHTGERPYTCSECGKGFTQLSTLLNHQSVHNEKRPFKCPDCRKCYKSSRELLHHQRVHTDEKPFKCQDCEKCFKSSGELMRHQRIHTDEKPFRCSYCGTGFKTSSDLTVHQRTHTGERPFTCSQCRKTFTQSSSLLAHQRVHTRERPYTCPKCMKRFTQSSNLMRHQRIHKGLEGEDVTHSR, from the exons atggaaggcaaAAGCTCCGTtaacagtgaggagaaaccatggGAATGTGAGGAGGGATTCAGATCCACATCTCAACTGGAAATTCATCATCCAAGACACTCtgtggagaggccattcacttgctctgattgtgggaagagattctctcGATCAACCAGcctgctgcaacaccagcgagtgcacaccggggagaaaccattcaactgctccctctgtgggaagggattcactcagtcgtccaacctgctgagacaccagctagttcacactgggaagagaccattcatctgctcagagtgtgggaagggattcagtcggtcatCTGACTTGATgacgcaccagcgggttcacacggacgagagaccatttaaatgtccagactgtgggaagtgctataaaagttcccgGGACCTGATACTCCATCAACGTGCTCACACCAACGAGCGaccgttcagatgctctcactgtgggactgggttcaagcagtcatctcaactccgtgaacaccaacgcactcacactggggagaggcctttcacctgctccgcgTGCGGCAGTGGGTTCAGTAGGTCAtcaaacctgcggacacaccagcgcactcacactggggagagaccttacacctgctctgagtgtgggaagggattcactcagttatccactctgctgaatcaccagagtgttcacaatgagaagagaccatttaaatgcccagactgcaggaagtgctacaaaagttcccgggaactgctccaccatcaacgtgttcacactgatgagaaaccttttaaatgccaagactgtgagaagtgctttaaaagttccggggaactgatgcgtcatcaacgtattcacactgacgagaaacctttcaggtgctcttactgcggaactgggttcaagacatcatctgacctcactgtacaccagcgaactcacactggggaaagaccgttcacctgctcccagtgtaggaagacattcactcagtcatccagcctgctggcacatcagcgagttcacactagggagaggccatacacctgcccCAAGTGTATGAAGAGATTCACACAGTCATCAAACctgatgagacaccagcgaattcacaa gggattggaaGGAGAGGATGTCACACATTCACGATGA
- the LOC140418496 gene encoding uncharacterized protein isoform X2 → MEGKSSVNSEEKPWECEEGFRSTSQLEIHHPRHSVERPFTCSDCGKRFSRSTSLLQHQRVHTGEKPFNCSLCGKGFTQSSNLLRHQLVHTGKRPFICSECGKGFSRSSDLMTHQRVHTDERPFKCPDCGKCYKSSRDLILHQRAHTNERPFRCSHCGTGFKQSSQLREHQRTHTGERPFTCSACGSGFSRSSNLRTHQRTHTGERPYTCSECGKGFTQLSTLLNHQSVHNEKRPFKCPDCRKCYKSSRELLHHQRVHTDEKPFKCQDCEKCFKSSGELMRHQRIHTDEKPFRCSYCGTGFKTSSDLTVHQRTHTGERPFTCSQCRKTFTQSSSLLAHQRVHTRERPYTCPKCMKRFTQSSNLMRHQRIHK, encoded by the coding sequence atggaaggcaaAAGCTCCGTtaacagtgaggagaaaccatggGAATGTGAGGAGGGATTCAGATCCACATCTCAACTGGAAATTCATCATCCAAGACACTCtgtggagaggccattcacttgctctgattgtgggaagagattctctcGATCAACCAGcctgctgcaacaccagcgagtgcacaccggggagaaaccattcaactgctccctctgtgggaagggattcactcagtcgtccaacctgctgagacaccagctagttcacactgggaagagaccattcatctgctcagagtgtgggaagggattcagtcggtcatCTGACTTGATgacgcaccagcgggttcacacggacgagagaccatttaaatgtccagactgtgggaagtgctataaaagttcccgGGACCTGATACTCCATCAACGTGCTCACACCAACGAGCGaccgttcagatgctctcactgtgggactgggttcaagcagtcatctcaactccgtgaacaccaacgcactcacactggggagaggcctttcacctgctccgcgTGCGGCAGTGGGTTCAGTAGGTCAtcaaacctgcggacacaccagcgcactcacactggggagagaccttacacctgctctgagtgtgggaagggattcactcagttatccactctgctgaatcaccagagtgttcacaatgagaagagaccatttaaatgcccagactgcaggaagtgctacaaaagttcccgggaactgctccaccatcaacgtgttcacactgatgagaaaccttttaaatgccaagactgtgagaagtgctttaaaagttccggggaactgatgcgtcatcaacgtattcacactgacgagaaacctttcaggtgctcttactgcggaactgggttcaagacatcatctgacctcactgtacaccagcgaactcacactggggaaagaccgttcacctgctcccagtgtaggaagacattcactcagtcatccagcctgctggcacatcagcgagttcacactagggagaggccatacacctgcccCAAGTGTATGAAGAGATTCACACAGTCATCAAACctgatgagacaccagcgaattcacaagtaa
- the LOC140418495 gene encoding uncharacterized protein yields MEGKGIIPSGEELYTCSLCGRGFRQSSDLLIHKRSHTGKKLWKCGVCRKGFRSPSHLEKHCRIHTGKKPFTCSDCGKGFTQSSNMLRHQRVHTAERPFTCSESGNRIPHSSNLLRHQRVYSGKKPFTCSECGKGFSRSSNLLAHQRVHTDDRPFKCPDCGKCYKSSGELMSHQRVHTDERPFRCSHCESGFKTSFALTKHQRTHTDERPFKCSHCGTAFRQSSDLAVHQRTHTGERPFTCSHCGKGFSHSSSVLRHQRVHTNERPFNCSQCGKRFNQSSILLRHQQAHTTERPFKCPDCGKCYKSSGELMRHQRVHTDERPFSCSHCGNRFKTSSTLTAHQRTHSEEKPFKCQDYEKCYKSSSELIRHQHAHTEERPFKCSDCGRCFRSSTNLMSHQRVHTDERPFRCSHCGTRFRESAHLTIHQRTHTGERPFTCSNCGKGFSHSSNLRAHQRTHK; encoded by the coding sequence atggaaggtaaaggaatcattcccagtggagaagaactgtacacgtgttccctgtgtggacgaggattcagacaATCATCTGACCTGTTGATACacaagcgcagtcacactgggaagaaactgtggaaatgtggagtgtgtaggaagggattccgATCTCCATCTCATCTTGAAAAGCATTGCCGCATTCACACGGggaagaaaccattcacctgctccgactgtgggaaaggattcactcagtcatccaacatgctgagacaccagcgagttcacactgcggagaggccattcacctgctctgagtctgGGAACAGAATCCCTcactcatccaacctgctgagacaccagcgagtttactctgggaagaagccattcacctgctccgagtgtgggaagggattctcaagGTCATctaacctgctggcacaccagcgggttcacaccgacGACAGACCCTTTAAATGTCCAgattgcgggaagtgctataaaagttctggggaactgatgtcccatcaacgtgtccacactgacgagagaccgttcaggtgctctcactgtgagagtgGGTTCAAGACATCTTTCGCCCTCACcaaacaccagcgcactcacactgatgagagaccgttcaagtgttctcactgtgggacagCGTTCAGGCAATCGAGTGACCTCGctgtacaccagcgcactcacactggggagaggccattcacctgctcccactgtgggaagggattctctcactCATCTAgcgtgctgagacaccagcgagttcacactaatgAGAGACCTTtcaactgctcccagtgtgggaagagattcaatcagtcatccatcctgctgagacaccagcaagctcACACCactgagagaccatttaaatgtccagactgtgggaaatgctacaaaagttctggggaactgatgcgccatcaacgtgttcacactgacgagagaccgttcagttgctctcactgtgggaatagGTTCAAGACATCGTCTACCCTTACtgcacaccagcgcactcacagtgaggagaaaccttttaaatgccaGGACTATGAGAAATGCTATAAAAGTTCCAGTGAACTGATACGCCATCAACATGCGCACACTGAggaaagaccttttaaatgctcagaCTGTGGGAGGTGCTTTAGAAGTTCCACCaatctgatgtcccatcaacgtgttcacactgacgagagaccgttcaggtgctctcactgtgggactaggtTCAGAGAATCAGCTCATCTCACcatacaccagcgcactcacacgggagagagaccgttcacctgctccaattgtgggaagggattcagtcattcatccaacctgcgggcacaccagcgaacTCACAAATGA